From a region of the uncultured Draconibacterium sp. genome:
- a CDS encoding site-specific integrase, whose translation MRISIGFKLKRSKKRNDESIPVYVNIILNRRRVELSTRIFVSPNNWDQAKERVSGTSNKAKTINNRLDKMATNILDIYNQFEAQNKKFNVLDIKNKLNGVSTEHGIVEMFDTYMNTIESNIGKGFSATTLKHYKTSKTRLLNFLSDVYGKKEWNLSNIGYKFINDFDMYLKSKYNNSVNTAWCYHKHMKKVLNIAVAMDYISTNPYVKFQVKTEQPKREFLTQKELKKIRKKKIEIERLAIVRDIFLFACYTGLSYADISKLAKHHIRIGNDGNKWIIIDRTKNGSRCRVPLLPAAKNILKRYKNYPINVSKGLLLPVNSNQKMNAYLKEIADICGIKKNLSMHVARHTFATTITLINGVPIETVSKILGHSSLKTTQIYARILDTKISKDMEKLMKLI comes from the coding sequence ATGAGGATAAGTATTGGATTTAAATTAAAAAGATCGAAGAAAAGGAATGATGAATCAATTCCTGTTTATGTGAACATTATTTTGAACCGTCGGAGAGTAGAACTTTCAACACGTATATTTGTGTCTCCAAACAATTGGGATCAAGCAAAAGAGCGAGTTTCAGGAACTAGTAACAAAGCTAAAACAATTAACAATCGTTTGGACAAGATGGCTACAAATATTTTGGATATTTATAATCAGTTTGAAGCTCAAAACAAAAAGTTTAATGTTTTGGATATCAAAAACAAACTCAATGGAGTAAGTACTGAACATGGAATCGTTGAAATGTTTGATACTTACATGAACACAATAGAATCCAATATTGGCAAAGGCTTTTCAGCAACTACATTAAAACACTATAAAACCTCTAAAACACGTCTTTTAAACTTTTTATCTGACGTTTACGGTAAGAAGGAGTGGAATCTTAGCAACATAGGTTATAAGTTTATCAACGATTTTGATATGTATCTAAAATCTAAATACAACAACAGTGTAAATACTGCCTGGTGTTACCATAAACACATGAAGAAAGTATTGAATATTGCAGTTGCAATGGATTATATTTCAACGAATCCCTATGTAAAGTTTCAGGTAAAAACAGAACAACCTAAACGTGAATTTTTAACTCAAAAGGAATTAAAAAAAATAAGGAAAAAAAAGATTGAGATTGAACGGCTTGCTATTGTTAGAGACATTTTTCTATTTGCCTGTTATACCGGATTATCTTATGCTGATATTTCAAAGCTGGCAAAACACCATATTAGAATAGGGAATGATGGAAATAAATGGATTATTATAGATCGAACTAAAAATGGATCAAGATGCAGAGTTCCATTATTGCCTGCTGCCAAAAACATTTTAAAGCGCTATAAAAACTATCCAATAAATGTTTCAAAAGGACTATTGCTACCTGTAAATTCAAACCAAAAAATGAATGCATATTTAAAGGAGATCGCTGACATATGCGGGATTAAAAAGAATTTATCAATGCACGTAGCCAGGCATACATTTGCTACAACCATAACATTAATTAATGGCGTTCCAATTGAAACTGTTTCTAAAATACTTGGGCATAGCTCACTGAAAACAACTCAGATTTATGCTAGAATTTTAGATACAAAGATTTCAAAAGATATGGAAAAGCTTATGAAGCTAATCTGA